One Brassica oleracea var. oleracea cultivar TO1000 chromosome C7, BOL, whole genome shotgun sequence genomic window carries:
- the LOC106303304 gene encoding exopolygalacturonase, whose translation MEFTIIHYLRVLFFFIASSSYSFVVPGDKSSVLTVDVRSFGARANDHRDNTKAFVAAWDKACTSSSSSVDLIIPRGEFHVGPLRFSGPCTNVTHLTVRVKGHLKASTDLSKYRSGGGWIEFGWINGLTLTGGGTFDGQGALAWPFNNCTTDSHCKLLPTSLKFVGMNRTVVRRISSVNSKFFHIALVQCRDFKGTRLNITAPSDSPNTDGIHIERSSNVYFSRSHIATGDDCVSIGQGNSQITITSIKCGPGHGISVGSLGRYPNEKDVKGLVVRDCKMSGTTNGIRIKTWADSPGLSAATNMTFQNIIMSNVTNPIIIDQSYCPFSSCTSSVPSKVKLSEIYFKNIRGTSSSKVAVQLHCSEGMPCKKVYLENVHLYLASSSGGSGKQQSSNGGSEAVSSSCRYVRANYIGTQSPPPCH comes from the exons ATGGAGTTTACAATTATTCATTACCTCAGAGTTCTCTTCTTCTTCATTGCATCATCTTCTTACAGTTTTGTTGTTCCTGGAGACAAAAGCTCTGTCCTTACTGTTGATGTCCGTAGCTTTGGTGCTCGAGCTAATGACCACAGAGATAACACGAAG GCCTTTGTAGCAGCCTGGGACAAGGCGTGTACTTCATCTTCAAGCTCTGTAGATCTTATCATTCCAAGAGGAGAGTTTCATGTTGGTCCGCTCAGATTCTCTGGTCCTTGCACTAACGTAACACATCTCACTGTCCGAGTAAAG GGTCATCTCAAGGCATCAACTGATCTGTCAAAGTACAGATCAGGAGGTGGTTGGATTGAGTTTGGATGGATCAACGGTTTAACTCTCACCGGAGGTGGAACATTTGACGGTCAAGGCGCCTTAGCTTGGCCGTTTAATAACTGTACTACTGATTCTCACTGCAAACTCCTCCCAACA AGCTTGAAGTTTGTGGGGATGAACAGAACAGTAGTAAGAAGGATAAGCTCAGTGAACAGCAAGTTCTTTCACATAGCATTAGTACAATGCAGAGACTTCAAAGGGACAAGACTCAACATTACTGCTCCTTCTGATAGTCCAAACACTGATGGAATCCACATAGAACGCAGCTCAAATGTCTACTTCTCCCGCTCTCATATCGCAACAGGAGATGATTGTGTCTCTATAGGACAAGGAAACTCTCAGATCACAATCACAAGTATCAAATGTGGACCTGGACATGGTATCAG CGTTGGGAGTTTAGGGAGATATCCAAATGAGAAAGACGTGAAGGGACTAGTGGTGAGGGATTGCAAGATGAGTGGTACGACTAATGGGATAAGGATCAAAACTTGGGCTGATTCTCCTGGTCTAAGTGCAGCTACTAACATGACTTTTCAGAACATTATTATGAGCAATGTGACTAATCCAATCATCATTGATCAGTCCTATTGTCCTTTCTCTTCTTGCACTTCCAGT GTACCATCTAAGGTGAAGCTGAGTGAGATATACTTCAAGAACATAAGAGGAACATCATCATCAAAGGTAGCGGTGCAGCTGCATTGTAGCGAAGGAATGCCATGTAAGAAAGTGTATTTAGAGAATGTTCATCTTTATCTAGCTTCTTCCAGTGGAGGAAGTGGGAAACAACAGAGCAGCAACGGAGGAAGTGAAGCTGTCTCTTCTTCTTGTAGATACGTTAGAGCTAATTACATTGGGACTCAAAGCCCACCTCCATGTCACTAA
- the LOC106301240 gene encoding probable purine permease 21 produces the protein MDRSQELYADGDQNLEANLIDATEPSSSVPQTKNYKRWIRLSIYVFFVLFFQPLATILGRLYYENGGESTYVVTLLPLIGFPVLILFNFFSQLRQQPKSTDTNVNQSPSFTTLLLVYMCTGLILSAYAYLYAIGLLYLPVSTFSLILASQLAFTAFFSYFLNSQKFTPFIVNSLFLLTVSSALLVVDTESQDTTNVSRLQYVIGFICTIGASAGIGLLLSLIQLLFRKVFKEHTSSVVMDLTIYQSLVASCVVLIGLFVSGEWRTLPSEMRNYKLGQVSYVVTLVSAAISWQVYTVGLVGLIFESSSVFSNSITAVGLPIVPVIAVIVFHDKMEASKIFSIVLAIWGFLSFVYQHYLDEKKLKTCNTDPVEDDGAQTW, from the exons ATGGACAGATCTCAAGAGCTCTATGCAGATG GTGACCAGAACTTAGAAGCAAACCTGATAGATGCAACTGAACCATCATCATCAGTACCTCAAACCAAGAACTATAAAAGATGGATCCGTCTCTCCATCTATGTCTTCTTCGTCCTCTTCTTCCAACCACTTGCCACAATTCTCGGTAGACTGTACTACGAAAACGGTGGAGAGAGCACATACGTGGTAACGCTTCTCCCACTCATTGGCTTCCCTGTTTTGATCCTCTTCAACTTCTTTTCACAACTCAGACAACAACCAAAATCAACAGATACAAATGTCAACCAGTCCCCTTCCTTCACAACCCTTTTATTAGTTTACATGTGCACCGGACTTATACTCTCTGCTTACGCTTATCTCTATGCAATTGGTTTACTCTACCTACCTGTTTCCACCTTCTCCCTCATCTTGGCCTCACAGCTAGCCTTCACTGCCTTCTTCTCTTACTTCCTTAACTCGCAAAAGTTCACTCCCTTCATAGTCAACTCTCTGTTTCTCCTTACCGTCTCCTCTGCCCTCCTCGTGGTTGACACCGAGTCACAAGACACAACAAATGTCTCTAGACTACAGTATGTGATCGGGTTTATATGCACCATCGGTGCTTCAGCTGGGATAGGACTGCTGCTATCTCTGATACAACTCCTCTTCAGGAAGGTTTTCAAGGAGCATACATCGTCAGTAGTCATGGACTTGACTATCTACCAGTCTCTAGTTGCAAGCTGCGTTGTTCTCATTGGACTTTTCGTGAGCGGAGAGTGGAGAACTTTGCCTAGTGAGATGAGAAACTACAAACTTGGGCAAGTGTCTTATGTTGTGACGTTGGTCTCTGCAGCTATCTCTTGGCAAGTCTACACTGTTGGTCTTGTGGGTTTGATCTTTGAGTCGTCTTCTGTGTTCTCCAACTCCATAACCGCCGTGGGGTTGCCTATAGTACCGGTCATAGCTGTGATAGTTTTCCATGATAAGATGGAAGCGTCGAAGATCTTCTCCATCGTTTTAGCTATATGGGGCTTCCTTTCGTTTGTCTATCAGCACTACCTTGATGAGAAGAAGTTGAAGACTTGCAACACAGACCCTGTCGAGGATGATGGTGCACAAACTTGGTGA
- the LOC106301241 gene encoding UDP-N-acetylglucosamine transferase subunit ALG14 homolog, giving the protein MLSKCTFGSLLIVLSFFLMVRVLYVLYRCGKPFPKGASPSFTTLIVLGSGGHTAEMLSLLSVLRMDRYTPRFYIAAATDNMSLQKARSFEHSLPDKLLAVKEDSLRFSQIYRSREVGQSYVTSVWTTIVAIVHALWLMIRIRPQVILCNGPGTCIPLCVIAFLFKVLGIRWSSIFYVESVARVKKLSLSGLLLYNLRMADQFFVQWPQLQKNYPRAHYVGCLM; this is encoded by the exons ATGCTCTCCAAATGCACCTTCGGTTCACTCCTAATCGTCTTGTCATTCTTTCTAATGGTTCGCGTGCTGTATGTTTTGTACCGATGTGGCAAACCTTTTCCCAAAGGAGCTTCACCCTCTTTTACTACTCTCATTGTTCTTGGTTCCG GAGGGCACACGGCAGAGATGTTGAGTCTCCTCTCTGTTTTGCGGATGGATAGATATACACCCAGGTTCTACATTGCTGCTGCTACTGATAACATGAGTCTCCAGAAAGCTCGTTCCTTTGAACATTCTCTACCTGACAAGCTGCTTGCTGTTAAGGAAGACTCCTTACGGTTCTCACAAATTTACCGGAGTAGAGAAGTTGGTCAGTCTTATGTGACTTCGGTTTGGACTACTATTGTTGCTATTGTCCACGCTCTGTGGCTAATGATCCGGATCAGACCCCAAGTG ATTCTTTGCAATGGTCCTGGGACCTGTATTCCTCTCTGTGTGATCGCTTTCCTGTTCAAG GTGCTGGGAATTAGATGGTCATCCATCTTTTATGTTGAGAGTGTAGCAAGAGTTAAGAAGCTCTCTTTAAGTGGATTGCTTCTGTATAACTTAAGGATGGCTGATCAGTTCTTTGTTCAATGGCCACAGCTCCAAAAGAACTACCCTCGTGCTCACTATGTTGGCTGCCTCATGTAA
- the LOC106305503 gene encoding uncharacterized protein LOC106305503, with the protein MNSLADEQVEDSMPIAKPVTTTGETVLQPCSSSEITLHLKRQKTHNEDSCLFCSIKSKKQKKQKETEREKEDSCCYGCEGATGNSLETIFVKGFQHLRPRDEIKNELSNFFASCGKVVRVFVPMQMCYLCSLGICFH; encoded by the exons ATGAACTCCTTGG CTGACGAACAAGTGGAGGACTCGATGCCTATTGCAAAACCAGTTACTACTACAG GTGAGACCGTGTTGCAACCATGTTCCAGTAGCGAAATAACTCTTCATCTGAAGAGGCAGAAGACACACAACGAAGATTCTTGTTTGTTTTGCTCTATTAAGAGCAAGAAGCAGAAGAAGCAGAAGGAAACCGAG AGAGAGAAGGAAGATTCTTGCTGTTATGGATGTGAAGGAGCGACCGGAAATAGTCTTGAAACCATTTTCGTTAAGGGATTTCAACATTTGCGCCCCAGGGATGAAATCAAGAATGAATTGAGCAACTTTTTTGCTTCTTGTGGAAAAGTCGTAAGGGTTTTTGTTCCCATGCAAATGTGTTACCTGTGTTCCCTTGGG ATTTGCTTTCATTGA
- the LOC106304377 gene encoding probable receptor-like protein kinase At1g67000 yields the protein MYTHNFEQACPLAFSYAFDDNNSTITCPKSTDFVLTFCPSSIPNNTRSSMSPFAGPKNNSQGKLKPILGGSSALAAMIIVVVVVVMVRAKNARRKRDSNYENIEAVVMLKRYSYANVKKMTNSFAHVLGKGGYGTVYKGKLPDSSRQDIALKILKDPKENGEDFINELASMSIASHVNIVSLFGFCYEGSKRAIIYEFMPNGSLDKFISEDISTKMDCETLYNIALGVARGLDYLHNSCVSKIVHFDIKPQNILLDEDLCPKISDFGLAKLCKKNDSIISMLDARGAVGYIAPEVFSKSYGAVSHKSDVYSYGMVVLELIGVTSRDKAETSRSNMSSMYFPDWIYEDLERNENMRLLGDHIMEEEEEVVKKMTLVGLWCIQTNPCDRPPMKKVVEMLEGGVEALVVPPKPLLTPAIMAWETVEESEETTSLLSLSQLERF from the exons ATGTACACGCATAACTTCGAGCAAGCTTGCCCACTCGCATTTAGCTATGCCTTCGACGATAATAACAGCACCATCACATGCCCTAAGTCAACTGACTTCGTCCTCACGTTTTGTCCCTCGTCCATTCCCAATAACACCAG AAGCTCCATGTCTCCATTTGCCGGACCCAAAA ATAATTCTCAAGGGAAGTTAAAACCCATACTCG GAGGCTCATCCGCCTTAGCCGCGATGATCATTGTTGTTGTGGTTGTGGTAATGGTTAGAGCAAAGAATGCAAGAAGAAAACGTGATTCAAATTACGAGAACATTGAAGCGGTTGTAATGTTGAAACGATATAGTTATGCAAACGTCAAGAAGATGACAAACTCATTCGCTCATGTTCTTGGAAAAGGAGGATATGGAACTGTCTATAAAGGAAAATTACCCGATTCGAGCAGACAAGATATTGCACTTAAGATCTTAAAAGACCCAAAAGAGAATGGAGAAGACTTCATCAATGAACTAGCTAGCATGAGCATAGCATCTCATGTCAACATCGTCTCTCTGTTTGGATTCTGTTATGAAGGAAGCAAGAGAGCTATCATCTACGAGTTCATGCCTAATGGATCCCTTGACAAGTTCATTTCCGAAGATATTTCAACGAAGATGGACTGCGAAACATTATACAACATTGCGTTAGGCGTTGCTCGTGGGTTAGATTACTTGCACAATAGTTGTGTATCAAAGATTGTGCACTTCGATATAAAGCCACAGAATATACTCCTAGATGAAGATTTGTGCCCGAAGATTTCGGATTTTGGTCTTGCTAAGCTTTGCAAGAAAAACGACAGCATCATATCCATGTTAGACGCCAGAGGGGCCGTTGGTTATATTGCTCCTGAAGTGTTTTCCAAGAGCTATGGAGCAGTTTCACATAAGTCAGATGTGTATAGTTATGGAATGGTGGTTCTTGAGCTGATTGGTGTGACGAGCAGAGACAAAGCTGAAACTTCTAGGTCTAATATGAGTTCAATGTACTTTCCAGATTGGATATATGAGGATCTGGAGAGGAATGAAAATATGAGACTGTTAGGAGATCATATAATGGAAGAAGAAGAAGAAGTAGTGAAGAAAATGACGTTGGTGGGTTTGTGGTGTATTCAGACCAATCCTTGTGATCGTCCACCGATGAAAAAGGTTGTTGAAATGTTAGAGGGAGGTGTAGAAGCTCTAGTGGTTCCACCTAAGCCTCTCTTGACTCCAGCCATAATGGCTTGGGAAACCGTTGAAGAGAGTGAAGAGACTACTAGTCTTTTGTCACTAAGCCAGTTAGAAAGATTTTGA
- the LOC106301673 gene encoding cytochrome b561 domain-containing protein At4g18260-like → MKISTSLGTVLVSVIFYLSSASPFVICSSLDVTIDNHSPRHLKNNGSLLSNQMITSIKLHGILLWASMGFLMPMGILFIRMANKANENGRNVKVFFYLHVIFQILAVVLATIGAIMSLRTLENSFNNNHQRFGLALYVAMWLQFLTGIFRPSRGSKRRLKWFLLHWILGTTVSIIGIINIYTGIRAYHKKTSSSRDSSIWTILFTAQLSCLVLFYLIQDKWEHFQKQRVVIDELDHHQNTNTSGRSNDQTIQVVTGNDQEQKVMVPQPCRKSNALLCIAQIHRAKKKMGGEEETKKRVVVESLGWITESSIMPKKHRAIEGVGPSSIMELKAQLYKSQEEAKLTKDFTGSDAQYHRAKERIAAKDSFAAKNSGVEGRAFKDKLELKAVKDGAVSYAALEKKAQLYEKLARGELSDEEAEEKYCVDFFRKGVQRGDDLEPPRTSNSSVSAPPEDLKADGEDDGSLFSTKFAGLGRAVETADISQHVRMVREVHQEVNQAREKATELKQRRQEQATNRREKLKQAYLRKQLEKLKAQQQQQQQPQQQD, encoded by the exons ATGAAAATCTCCACATCTCTAGGGACTGTTTTGGTTTCTGTTATCTTCTATCTATCCTCTGCGTCACCATTTGTCATCTGTTCATCTCTTGACGTCACCATTGATAACCATTCACCAAGGCATCTCAAGAACAACGGATCCCTG TTGAGTAATCAAATGATAACCAGCATAAAGCTTCATGGCATTCTCTTATGGGCTTCAATGGGATTTCTTATGCCAATGGGGATTCTCTTCATTAGAATGGCCAATAAAGCTAATGAAAATGGAAGAAATGTTAAAGTGTTCTTCTACCTTCATGTCATTTTCCAG ATACTAGCAGTGGTTTTGGCAACAATAGGAGCTATAATGTCTTTAAGAACATTGGAGAACTCCTTTAACAACAACCATCAAAGATTTGGCCTGGCTCTTTATGTTGCCATGTGGCTCCAATTCTTGACCGGTATCTTCAGGCCCTCTAG AGGGAGCAAAAGGAGATTGAAATGGTTCTTATTGCATTGGATTCTTGGAACAACAGTGTCAATAATTGGGATAATAAACATATACACAGGCATAAGAGCTTACCATAAGAAGACATCATCAAGTAGAGACTCAAGTATTTGGACAATCTTGTTCACAGCTCAACTCTCTTGTCTTGTCCTCTTCTATCTAATTCAAGACAAATGGGAGCATTTTCAAAAGCAAAGAGTGGTTATTGATGAATTGGATCATCATCAAAATACTAACACGAGTGGAAGAAGTAATGACCAAACCATTCAAGTGGTAACAGGAAATGATCAAGAACAAAAGGTCATGGTTCCTCAGCCTTGTCGCAAGAGTAATGCACTT CTCTGTATTGCACAGATTCATAGAGCGAAGAAGAAGATGGGAGGCGAAGAGGAGACGAAGAAGAGAGTGGTAGTTGAATCGCTGGGATGGATAACGGAATCTTCAATCATGCCGAAGAAGCATCGCGCCATCGAAGGCGTGGGTCCTTCCTCAATCATGGAGCTCAAGGCTCAGCTCTATAAGTCTCAGGAAGAAGCTAAGCTGACGAAGGATTTCACCGGATCCGATGCTCAGTACCACCGCGCGAAAGAAAGGATCGCCGCTAAAGACTCTTTCGCCGCGAAGAACTCCGGCGTCGAGGGTCGAGCTTTCAA GGACAAGCTGGAGCTTAAAGCGGTTAAAGACGGAGCAGTTAGCTACGCTGCGTTGGAGAAGAAGGCTCAGTTATATGAAAAGCTTGCAAGGGGAGAGCTTTCGGACGAAGAAGCCGAGGAGAAGTACTGTGTGGATTTCTTCAGGAAGGGGGTACAACGTGGAGATGATTTAGAGCCACCAAGGACTAGCAACAGTTCCGTTTCGGCACCACCTGAGGATTTAAAAGCAGATGGTGAGGATGATGGTTCGCTGTTTAGCACCAAGTTTGCTGGACTCGGACGTGCGGTTGAGACAGCTGATATAAGTCAACACGTGCGTATGGTCAG AGAGGTTCATCAAGAAGTGAATCAAGCGAGAGAAAAGGCAACAGAGTTGAAGCAAAGGAGACAAGAGCAGGCAACAAATCGTCGGGAGAAACTCAAACAAGCCTATCTTCGAAAGCAGCTCGAGAAACTTAAAGCTCAACAACAACAACAACAACAACCACAGCAACAAGATTAG
- the LOC106301767 gene encoding phospho-N-acetylmuramoyl-pentapeptide-transferase homolog has protein sequence MGSIPLSRSSYRFQHPNPFRSLESLPLLSVTRLRVRQSGSPSSFKFNVARHGCSSSSSSSSIMGHNSSFSVKAFDDDSFDYDSGDIFAAAYSISSSEGEESDGEYGLNVVTETTAQRLGKFPRGRKKHRIRYGINLGLLAFLTLLLLFMDSFAWKIVRLPLPPYFLTLPFFTSAILVTLAGYVCVPMLDRMKVHEPIRRLGLVTHSRRQTIPTMGGLFFVPIGVVVAIAMTRFSSIEVAGAAAVTVLFAAIGLVDDSLSLGSDNNNGLSAKIQLLLEGAVGTCFAFWLERASISSPYGMKMLVPLPSPLRLICLGKLYLLLTSLYFVSMGNLVKATDGLDGLAGGIAALAFVAMAIVVLPICSDLSIFGASMAGACFGFLLHNRYRASVSMGGTGSLAIGGALAAMAACSGMFLPLFISSGVSILEAASVIIQVAFYSATKRLKGKGRRVFKTVPFHHHLRLSGLKEPMIVTMAYVISSLLSLSAAYIGLISV, from the exons ATCTATACCGTTGAGTCGGAGCTCATACCGATTCCAACATCCGAATCCGTTTCGATCTCTCGAATCGCTGCCTCTCCTCTCCGTCACTCGTCTTCGCGTCCGCCAATCTGGATCTCCCTCTTCCTTCAAG TTCAATGTAGCAAGGCATGGATGCAGCAGCAGCAGCAGCAGCAGCAGCATCATGGGGCATAATAGCTCTTTCTCAGTCAAGGCCTTTGATGAC GATTCATTTGATTATGATTCCGGCGACATATTTGCTGCTGCTTATTCGATTTCTTCTAGTGAAGGCGAAGAGAGCGATGGTGAGTATGGCCTCAATGTGGTTACTGAAACTACCGCACAAAGGCTCGGCAAGTTCCCTAGGGGCCGCAAAAAACACAG GATCAGATACGGGATTAATTTGGGGCTTCTTGCCTTTTTGACGCTCCTGCTTTTATTTATGGACTCTTTTGCTTGGAAGATTGTTAGACTCCCTCTCCCTCCATATTTCTTGACCCTTCCCTTCTTCACGTCGGCGATTTTAGTCACCTTAGCAGGTTATGTTTGCGTTCCCATGCTAGACAGAATGAAAGTGCATGAGCCAATCAGGAGACTAGGGCTTGTTACTCATAGCCGTAGACAAACAATCCCCACAATGGGTGGTTTGTTCTTTGTTCCTATTGGTGTTGTTGTTGCAATAGCCATGACTAGATTCTCCTCCATCGAAGTCGCTGGAGCAGCGGCTGTTACTGTATTGTTTGCAGCGATTGGTCTAGTTGATGACTCTTTAAGCCTTGGCAGTGATAATAACAACGGGTTATCTGCAAAGATACAACTCCTTTTGGAG GGAGCGGTCGGGACATGCTTTGCGTTTTGGTTGGAGAGGGCAAGCATATCATCTCCTTATGGCAT GAAAATGTTGGTCCCTTTGCCTTCACCATTACGTCTCATTTGCTTGGGAAAGCTTTACCTATTGTTGACATCGTTATACTTCGTTTCCATGGGGAACTTAGTCAAAGCAACCGACGGTCTCGATGGATTGGCTGGAGGTATTGCTGCCTTGGCTTTCGTTGCTATGGCAATTGTAGTTCTTCCTATTTGCTCCG ATCTTTCTATATTCGGAGCTTCGATGGCTGGAGCTTGCTTTGGGTTTCTACTTCACAATCGGTACAGAGCATCTGTGTCTATGGGAGGTACTGGATCATTGGCTATCGGTGGAGCTTTGGCTGCAATGGCTGCTTGCTCCGGAATGTTCTTGCCATTGTTCATATCCTCTGGTGTTTCTATCTTGGAAGCTGCTTCTGTCATTATTCAG GTAGCGTTTTACTCGGCGACTAAGCGTTTAAAGGGAAAAGGGCGTCGGGTTTTCAAAACAGTGCCGTTTCATCATCACCTAAGGCTAAGTGGCTTGAAGGAGCCAATGATAGTTACAATGGCATATGTTATATCGTCTTTGCTCTCTCTTTCAGCAGCTTACATAGGTCTTATCTCTGTATAA